A stretch of DNA from Mycolicibacterium celeriflavum:
AGGACCAGTTCACCAACCACATGTTCCTGCCGGTGCCGCCCGAGCAACCGATGGTCCCCGGCGCGCCGCCCGCACCCGTGGTGATGATGGCCGGGCACCAGCCCGCGCCGCCGGCCCCGCCCGTGGCGCCTCCGCCCCCTCCGCCACCGGCGAACCCGTTCGCGCCGCCGCCTCCCCCTCCGATGGCTCCCCCGCCGCCCCCGGCACCGGCACCGCCACCGGCGAACCCATTGCCGCCACCGCCGACGAACCCGTTTGCGCCGCCGCCGCCAGCACCCCTGCCACCGGCCTGACCGAAGCGCCCGCCCGGATAGCCTCTGCGGCGTGATCGTGCTTCTTCCGCCCTCGGAGACCAAGCGCTCCGGAGGTGATGGGCCACCGCTGCGCCTGGAGTCGCTCAGCTCGCCGGAGCTGGAACCGCTGCGCACCGAGTTGCTCGATGAGCTGGTGAAGCTGACGCGAGACCGGTCGGCGTGCCGCCGTGCACTCGGCCTGTCAGACGCGCAGGACGCCGAGGTCGACCGCAACGCGCAGCTGCGCAGCGCACCGACGCTGCCCGCGATCAACCGCTACACCGGTGTCCTCTACGACGCCCTTGATGTGGAATCGCTGCGGGGCGCCGCCGCGAGCCGTGCCCGGGCCCGACTGGCCGTCGGTTCGGCGCTGTTCGGACTGCTACGCGCCGACGATCCGATACCGGCGTACCGGCTTTCGGCCAGCTCGAAGCTGCCGGGGCGGCCGACGTTGGCCGCGCGGTGGCGTCCGCTGCTGGAGCCCGTGCTCACCCGGCTGGCCGCCGACGAGCTGATCGTCGACCTGCGGTCCGGCTCCTACGCGTCGCTTGGTCGGCTGCCCGACGCGGTCCGCGTCGACGTGGTCGCCGAGCACCCAGACGGTAGACGTACCGTCGTCACCCACTTCAACAAGGCGCACAAGGGGCGACTCGCGCGCGTCCTGGCCACCAGCCGAGCCGAACCCGACGATGCGGCCGGGGTTGCCGGCGTCGCGCGGCGCGCCGGGATGCGGGTGGAGCGACGCGGCGGCGATCTGACCGTCGTGGTTGCGGCCTGACGCGTCAGACGTCTTCGATCCAGTCGCTGGTGTAGAACTCCGCGGGGTTCTGGGAGAAGGCGTCGGGACGGGTGATGAACACCCATACGCCGGTTGCGCCCGGTTCGACGGCGTCGTTCAGGGTGACGGCGCCGTAGCCCGCCCCGTTGATCTGCAACACGCCCGCCGCCACTCCGGGGTCGCCGCCGTGGCAGGTGGCCGCCGACGACCGCGGTGACTGGATGAGCCGGACGTCGTAGCGCATGTTCGGTATCGCGGTGTTCATCTCGACATCCGCGGAAACGCCCGAACCACTGGTGCGGATGACGCTGGTGGCGCGCGCGTAGCCGGTCGGACCGTTGAATTCGGTCGCGCTGAAGTCGCAGCGTCGCAGGACTTGATTCAACGGAACGAACGTGCCGCCCCGCACGGCACCGACGGGCCCGTCCGCCCCGGCGCTGCCGGTGCTGTTCGCCAGTCCGAGGGGCGCGGCCACGGCGACCGCGGCGGCCAGGGTCATCAACCGGATCGATCGGCGCATGTCTGCCTCCCCGTTCCTCATCCGCGGTGGTGTGCTTTGCTCACGGGATTGACCTCCGTCGCTACGGTAAACCACAGATCACAGTCCCGGACCAGTTCGGCGGGTGTTTGGCGCGACCCTGACCGCGCCGTACCGTTGAGGTATGACGGTGTTGCCGGATCTGGGTGCCGTGCGCAAGAGCCTTGGCCGCGGCTTGTTCGGCATGGTTGCCGGACCCGACGGCCCTGCCAATCGCACGCGCATCCACGACACCCCCGGACCGCGCT
This window harbors:
- the yaaA gene encoding peroxide stress protein YaaA, translating into MIVLLPPSETKRSGGDGPPLRLESLSSPELEPLRTELLDELVKLTRDRSACRRALGLSDAQDAEVDRNAQLRSAPTLPAINRYTGVLYDALDVESLRGAAASRARARLAVGSALFGLLRADDPIPAYRLSASSKLPGRPTLAARWRPLLEPVLTRLAADELIVDLRSGSYASLGRLPDAVRVDVVAEHPDGRRTVVTHFNKAHKGRLARVLATSRAEPDDAAGVAGVARRAGMRVERRGGDLTVVVAA